The segment CCTGGGCCGCGCTTGCCGGAGGATTCACCACAATATGCGCGATGCCGAACACCCAGCCTCCCATGGATACAAGGGAGCAGGCGGCTTTTATCAGCAAGCGCTCGGATGAGCTCGGTCTTGCGCGCATACTACCCGTCGGCGCCGCAACCAAGGGCCGTGCCGGTGAGGAGATTGCCGAATACGCGCTCCTTAAGGAAGCGGGTGTCGTGGCGGTAACAGACGACGGCGACTGGATTTATTCATCCGAAGTAATGCGCTGCGCGCTTGAGTACGCAGGGATGCTTGGCCTCGTGGTTATTACCCACGCGGAGGAGCCGAGCCTGTGCGAAGAGGGGATAATGAACGAAAGCACGGTCTCGGCAAAGCTTGGACTTAAGGTGAGACCTGCGGTGGCGGAAGAAGCCGCGATCCAGCGCGACATAGCGCTTGCCTCATGCACCGGCTCCCACCTGCACGTAGCACATATCACCACCACTCGCGGAGTGGAGCTGGTGCGCCAGGCACGAGTCAAGGGGATAAAGGTTACGGCAGAAGCCACACCTCACCACCTGCTCCTCACGGACGAGGCGCTTTTAAGCTTCGATGCCAACTACAAGGTCTACCCGCCCTTGAGGACGGAGGAGGACAGGAAGGCGCTCCTTGAGGCTCTCAAGGACGGAACCATCCAGGCAATAGCCACCGATCACGCCCCTCACGCGATAGAAGAGAAGGAACAAGAACTTGACCTCGCACCCGCAGGGATGATTGGTTTGCAGACCGCCCTATCGGTACTCTGGGAAGGGTTGGTTGAGCCAGAGGTCATCAAACCCGAACTCCTCTTGCGGCTTCTTACCACAGGGCCTGCGTCGGTCATAGGTGAGAAGGTCGAATTAAAGGAAGAAAGCCCGGCGAATCTCATGGTCTTTGATCCTGCCGCGCGCTGGACGTTCGATGCTCAAAACAACCGCTCGCTGTCGCAAAACTCGCCGTGGTTCGGCAAAAAGCTCAAAGGCAAGATCGAGCACGTCTTCCTGGGAGAGCGCCACTTTAGCTTCTGATTAGAGCCCCTCTTAGCGTATCAAAATCAGTTTCAGGGTTGAAGAAGCCGGTGATAGTTTGACAAAATACACCCCTGGGGATAAAGCCTGACCTTTAGCATCCGTTCCATCCCAATGGATGGTTTGATTGTCACTGATCGTTAGATCCCTAATCACGCGTCCGCTTGCGTCGTAGATTACTATTCCCCTGACAATATTGGAGTGTGATACGCTGAAGGTAAACTCACCCCCCACGCTTTTATCTATAGTGAGGGAAGGGAGGTGGTGTGTTACGGGTGTTACGGGTTCTTTTACACCCACGACGGTAGCGTAGGAGGCCC is part of the candidate division TA06 bacterium B3_TA06 genome and harbors:
- a CDS encoding dihydroorotase; the encoded protein is MWRYAWRSFTYLQEVSLSTRFLIRGGYVFFPEEESLRRADVEIAEGRIKRIAETLPAEADIRIIEAQDKLLSPGLIDLHAHLREPGREDTETLESGAWAALAGGFTTICAMPNTQPPMDTREQAAFISKRSDELGLARILPVGAATKGRAGEEIAEYALLKEAGVVAVTDDGDWIYSSEVMRCALEYAGMLGLVVITHAEEPSLCEEGIMNESTVSAKLGLKVRPAVAEEAAIQRDIALASCTGSHLHVAHITTTRGVELVRQARVKGIKVTAEATPHHLLLTDEALLSFDANYKVYPPLRTEEDRKALLEALKDGTIQAIATDHAPHAIEEKEQELDLAPAGMIGLQTALSVLWEGLVEPEVIKPELLLRLLTTGPASVIGEKVELKEESPANLMVFDPAARWTFDAQNNRSLSQNSPWFGKKLKGKIEHVFLGERHFSF